In one Oryza glaberrima chromosome 2, OglaRS2, whole genome shotgun sequence genomic region, the following are encoded:
- the LOC127763627 gene encoding ent-cassadiene hydroxylase, translated as MEDNKLILALGLSVLFVLLSKLVSSAMKPRLNLPPGPWTLPLIGSLHHLVMKSPQIHRSLRALSEKHGPIMQLWMGEVPAVVVSSPAVAEEVLKHQDLRFADRHLTATIEEVSFGGRDVTFAPYSERWRHLRKICMQELLTAARVRSFQGVREREVARLVRELAADAGAGGDAGVNLNERISKLANDIVMVSSVGGRCSHRDEFLDALEVAKKQITWLSVADLFPSSKLARMVAVAPRRGLAGRKRMEHVIRQIIQERKEQLMDNGDDTAAGEAAAGKECFLDVLLRLQKEGGTPVPVTDEIIVVLLFDMFTGASETSPTVLIWILAELMRCPRVMAKAQAEVRQAAVGKTRITEDDIVGLSYLKMVIKEALRLHSPAPLLNPRKCRETTQVMGYDIPKGTSVFVNMWAICRDPKYWEDPEEFKPERFENNCVDFKGNNFEFLPFGSGRRICPGINLGLANLELALASLLYHFDWKLPNGMLPKDLDMQETPGIVAAKLTILNMCPVTQIAPSSAEDAS; from the exons ATGGAGGACAACAAGCTGATACTGGCTCTAGGCCTATCAGTGCTGTTCGTCCTCCTCTCCAAGCTGGTATCATCTGCCATGAAACCAAGGCTCAACCTTCCCCCGGGGCCATGGACGCTGCCGCTGATCGGCAGCCTCCACCACCTCGTGATGAAGAGCCCCCAGATCCACCGCTCGCTGCGCGCGCTGTCGGAGAAGCACGGCCCCATCATGCAGCTGTGGATGGGCGAGGTCCCCGCGGTGGtcgtgtcgtcgccggcggtggcggaggaggtccTGAAGCACCAGGACCTCAGGTTCGCCGACCGCCACCTCACCGCCACCATCGAGGAGGTCTCCTTCGGCGGCCGCGACGTCACCTTCGCGCCCTACAGCGAGCGGTGGCGCCACCTCCGCAAGATCTGCATGCAGGAGCTGCTCACCGCCGCCCGGGTGAGGTCGTTCCAGGGCGTCCGCGAGCGCGAGGTGGCGCGGCTCGTGCGTGAGCTGGCCGCcgacgcgggcgcgggcggcgacgctgGCGTGAACCTCAACGAGAGGATCAGCAAGCTCGCCAACGACATCGTGATGGTGAGCTCCGTCGGCGGCCGGTGCAGCCACCGCGACGAGTTCCTGGACGCGCTCGAGGTCGCCAAGAAGCAGATCACGTGGCTCAGCGTCGCCGACCTGTTCCCGTCGTCCAAGCTCGCGCggatggtggcggtggcccCGCGCAGGGGCCTCGCCGGCCGCAAGAGGATGGAGCATGTGATACGACAGATCATCCAAGAACGGAAGGAGCAGCTGATGGACAACGgcgacgacaccgccgccggcgaggctgcGGCGGGGAAAGAGTGCTTCCTCGACGTCCTGCTACGGCTGCAGAAGGAAGGTGGCACGCCGGTCCCAGTTACCGACGAAATCATAGTCGTGCTTCTGTTT GACATGTTTACAGGGGCTAGTGAGACATCCCCAACAGTATTGATTTGGATCTTGGCTGAACTCATGCGGTGTCCAAGAGTAATGGCGAAGGCACAAGCTGAGGTACGACAAGCTGCTGTTGGGAAGACTAGGATCACAGAGGATGATATTGTTGGGCTGAGCTACCTCAAGATGGTGATCAAGGAGGCCTTGCGACTCCATTCCCCGGCTCCCTTGCTGAACCCTCGTAAATGTCGTGAGACAACCCAAGTCATGGGCTATGATATACCAAAAGGCACATCTGTGTTTGTGAATATGTGGGCGATATGTAGGGACCCTAAGTACTGGGAGGATCCCGAAGAGTTTAAGCCAGAGAGGTTTGAAAATAATTGTGTAGATTTTAAGGGTAATAACTTTGAATTCCTACCATTTGGCTCCGGACGTAGAATTTGTCCGGGTATAAACCTTGGGCTAGCCAACTTGGAGCTAGCATTAGCTAGTCTTCTCTACCATTTTGACTGGAAGCTACCCAATGGAATGTTGCCCAAGGACCTTGATATGCAGGAGACCCCCGGAATAGTTGCAGCTAAACTAACTATTCTAAATATGTGCCCTGTTACTCAGATTGCTCCAAGCAGCGCAGAAGATGCATCATAA
- the LOC127761677 gene encoding ent-isokaurene C2/C3-hydroxylase, producing the protein MEDKLILALCLSALFVVVLSKLVSSAMKPRLNLPPGPWTLPLIGSLHHLVMTKSPQTHRSLRALSEKHGPIMQLWMGEVPAVVVSSPAVAEEVLKHQDLRFADRHLTATTEEVFFGGRDVIFGPYSERWRHLRKICMQELLTAARVRSFQGVREREVARLVRELAADAGAGGDAGVNLNERISKLANDIVMVSSVGGRCSHRDEFLDALEVAKKQITWLSVADLFPSSKLARMVAVAPRKGLASRKRMELVIRRIIQERKDQLMDDSAAGAGEAAAGKDCFLDVLLRLQKEGGTPVPVTDEIIVVLLFDMISGASETSPIVLIWTLAELMRNPRIMAKAQAEVRQAVAGKTTITEDDIVGLSYLKMVIKETLRLHPPAPLLNPRKCRETSQVMGYDIPKGTSVFVNMWAICRDSRYWEDPEEYEPERFENNTVDYKGNNFEFLPFGSGRRICPGINLGVANLELPLASLLYHFDWKLPNGMAPKDLDMHETSGMVAAKLITLNMCPITHIAPSSA; encoded by the exons ATGGAGGACAAGCTGATACTGGCTCTGTGCCTATCAGcgctgttcgtcgtcgtcctctccaAGCTGGTATCATCTGCCATGAAGCCAAGGCTCAACCTTCCCCCGGGGCCATGGACGCTGCCGCTGATCGGCAGCCTCCACCACCTCGTGATGACGAAGAGCCCCCAGACCCACCGCTCGTTGCGCGCGCTGTCGGAGAAGCACGGCCCCATCATGCAGCTGTGGATGGGCGAGGTCCCCGCGGTGGtcgtgtcgtcgccggcggtggcggaggaggtccTGAAGCACCAGGACCTCAGGTTCGCCGACCGCCacctcaccgccaccaccgaggAGGTCTTCTTCGGCGGCCGCGACGTCATATTCGGGCCGTACAGCGAGCGGTGGCGCCACCTCCGCAAGATCTGCATGCAGGAGCTGCTCACCGCCGCCCGGGTGAGGTCGTTCCAGGGCGTCCGCGAGCGCGAGGTGGCGCGGCTCGTGCGTGAGCTGGCCGCcgacgcgggcgcgggcggcgacgctgGCGTGAACCTCAACGAGAGGATCAGCAAGCTCGCCAACGACATCGTGATGGTGAGCTCCGTCGGCGGCCGGTGCAGCCACCGCGACGAGTTCCTGGACGCGCTCGAGGTCGCCAAGAAGCAGATCACGTGGCTCAGCGTCGCCGACCTGTTCCCGTCGTCCAAGCTCGCGcggatggtggcggtggcgccacgCAAGGGCCTCGCCAGCCGCAAGAGGATGGAGCTCGTCATAAGACGGATCATCCAAGAACGGAAGGACCAGCTGATGGACGacagcgccgccggcgccggcgaggctgcGGCGGGGAAAGACTGCTTCCTCGACGTCCTGCTTCGGCTGCAGAAGGAAGGTGGCACGCCGGTCCCAGTTACCGACGAAATCATAGTCGTGCTTCTGTTT GACATGATTTCAGGGGCCAGTGAGACATCGCCGATAGTGCTGATTTGGACCTTGGCGGAACTCATGCGGAATCCAAGAATAATGGCAAAGGCACAAGCTGAGGTAAGACAAGCTGTTGCTGGGAAGACCACCATCACGGAGGATGATATTGTTGGGTTGAGCTACCTTAAGATGGTGATTAAGGAGACTTTGCGACTCCATCCCCCAGCGCCGTTGTTGAACCCTCGTAAATGCCGTGAGACAAGCCAAGTCATGGGCTACGATATACCAAAGGGAACATCTGTGTTCGTAAATATGTGGGCGATATGTAGGGATTCCAGGTACTGGGAGGATCCTGAGGAGTATGAACCAGAGAGATTCGAAAATAATACTGTAGATTATAAAGGGAATAACTTTGAATTTCTTCCATTTGGCTCTGGTCGTAGAATTTGTCCAGGTATAAACCTTGGGGTGGCCAACTTGGAGCTACCATTAGCTAGTCTTCTTTATCATTTTGACTGGAAGCTACCCAATGGAATGGCGCCTAAGGACCTTGATATGCATGAGACGTCTGGAATGGTTGCAGCTAAACTCATTACCCTAAATATGTGCCCTATTACTCATATTGCTCCAAGCAGTGCGTAA